From the Lolium rigidum isolate FL_2022 chromosome 2, APGP_CSIRO_Lrig_0.1, whole genome shotgun sequence genome, one window contains:
- the LOC124691980 gene encoding protein DNA-DAMAGE INDUCIBLE 1-like: protein MKLTVMTADEQILSLDVDPDESVENLKALLEVETRVPLQQQVLHFNGKEMTNNAEKLSAIGVHDGDLVMMVASNNRTSEDFMRVNPDGSAVNPQAFQQHIRGNSQLMAQLLQNDPSLAQAILGDDITELQNILRSHHQQRLQHKRKQEEELALLYADPFDVEAQKKIEAAIRQKGIDENWEAAIEHNPEAFGRVVMLYVDMEVNGVPLKAFVDSGAQSTIISKDCAERCGLLRLLDQRYRGVAIGVGQSEILGRIHVAPIKIGDIFYPCSFTVLDAQNMEFLFGLDMLRKHQCIIDLKDNVLRVGGGEVSVPFLHEKDIPSHARDDEKLSKLASPSQGAAGESSKAREKTPDVPLRSSPAGAPAVVPPQGGDFEAKVTKLVELGFDRASVIQALKLCNGNEDQAAGFLFGG from the exons ATGAAGCTCACCGTAATGACCGCCGACGAGCAGATTCTCTCCCTCGACGTCGATCCCGACGAATCC gtggagaatctgaaggcgcttCTCGAGGTGGAG ACTCGAGTGCCGCTGCAGCAGCAGGTGCTTCACTTCAATGGCAAGGAGATGACGAACAATGCTGAGAAGCTCAGCGCAATCGGAGTCCACGATGGCGATCTCGTCATGATGGTTGCCTCCAACAATAG GACATCTGAGGATTTCATGAGGGTAAATCCTGATGGTTCGGCTGTAAATCCTCAAGCTTTCCAACAGCATATACGTGGTAATTCACAACTTATGGCGCAACtccttcag AATGACCCTTCATTAGCTCAAGCCATCCTTGGAGATGACATCACTGAGTTGCAAAATATCCTGCGGTCACACCACCAACAAAGACTACAACATAAACGCAAACAGGAAGAAGAACTT GCTTTATTGTATGCTGATCCATTTGATGTTGAGGCTCAGAAGAAAATTGAAGCTGCAATTCGGCAG AAAGGAATTGATGAAAACTGGGAGGCTGCTATAGAGCATAACCCTGAAGCATTTGGTCGAGTG GTTATGCTGTATGTTGATATGGAAGTCAATGGAGTGCCTTTGAAG GCCTTTGTTGACAGTGGAGCTCAGTCAACCATCATATCAAAAGACTGCGCTGAACGTTGTGG GTTACTCAGGCTACTTGATCAGCGTTACAGAGGGGTTGCTATTGGTGTTGGTCAATCGGAGATACTTGGAAGAATACATGTAGCGCCAATAAAG ATTGGCGATATTTTCTATCCTTGCTCCTTCACAGTATTGGATGCTCAGAACATGGAATTCCTTTTCGGACTTGATATGCTGCGGAAACATCAG TGCATAATTGACCTAAAGGACAATGTTCTTAGAGTAGGAGGTGGTGAAGTGTCAGTACCCTTCTTACATG AGAAAGACATCCCTTCACATGCACGTGATGACGAGAAATTGTCAAAGTTAGCATCTCCTAGCCAAGGAGCAGCTGGA GAATCGTCAAAGGCACGGGAGAAGACTCCTGACGTGCCACTGCGATCATCTCCTGCAG GAGCTCCAGCTGTGGTTCCTCCACAG GGAGGAGATTTTGAAGCCAAAGTCACAAAGCTTGTGGAACTTGGATTTGACCGGGCATCTGTAATACAGGCACTCAAGTTGTGTAATGGGAACGAGGATCAGGCAGCAGGGTTCTTGTTTGGTGGTTAG